The nucleotide window GCCCAAGGCAGCACCATGCCCGCCCACAGTACGGACGCAAGCACATCAGGCAGTCAATCACAACAATTTCTTGCAAAACTCACTGTCTCGGCCCCACTTTCCCCGACCGATGCCGCGAAGATCCAGCAATGGCTCAAAACACAGACCGACAGCCCTGTTTCGCTCATCGTACAAATGCAAGGACAGGATAGCAGTTTCTACGGCAATGGCATTGCTTGGGAATAAACCGTTCCAGCTTCCGTTGGTAGAAGAACCGCCTCTGAAACACTGCCTCGGACGCGCTTTGCGGTCATGACTGCAAAGCCGCACATCTTGTAGACATTGTAGTTTCGCAAGAACTGGCTGACATGGAATTCGGCAAAGAATTGACGAATCTTGGAAGATGATACTTCACATGAGTGATGATATTGTACAATATTCATGGCATAAGCCTTCCGTTTGTGTTGTGGATTTTCGTTACTTTTATTATACAAAACGGAATGAGTTCATGCTATTTTTATTTCGCGGATTACTAATAAAGATAAATCAGCGGGGTATCAACTGTGAAGCTTAAGTTAATAATATATGAATGCTATACATTAACATACTGTACTCCGTTTTCCCGGAAAGTCATGTCGTTTCTCTCTTGCATTTCCAAATATCCATTTATGCTTTGATTTCTGTGCCATCTTTAAAAGTCACCCAAATATCATCTTTCTCATTTACAGTAATGAAATCTACCAAACTGCACCACAGTCTTTTATCAAAAATGCTAATAAATTCCTGTTTCTGTAAATTTTCAATAAATCTTTCTAGCTGCTGGCCCCTACTTGTACGCTGTTTCATGGTATCGCAAATCTGGTCATACTTTATTTTTATTTTTTCATAGCGGTTAACTAGCTCGCTGTACTCTTGGTTATATTGCACTTGATCCTGTGTCAAGCAAGCATTTTCGGAGATGAGTTGCTGAACCCGTTCTGCTAACAGGTTCATATTGAATTCTAATGCGTTTCGTTTCTTTTCCAAATCTGTAGTATCAACTAGGCGAATCTTTAACAGAATAATATTGCTAAGGATCTCATCTTTATTCTTGATAAGTTGATTGACTGCTCGGACAAATATATTTTCTATCTCATTTTCAGTCAGATGTGGCGTCTTACAATGTCTCTTGAACTTATCATTACAGCGATATACGGTCTGGCGGTATTTATCAGTCGAGTGCCAAACTTTGGCTCCGTACCAACTGCCGCACTGTCCACATTTGATTTTGCTGGAGAAAATGGAGATACCGCTATGACGAATTTTACTATTTTTTCTCTTCCGCATCTCTTCCTGTACCAAGTCAAATACCTGTGGACTGATAATAGCCTCATGGTTATTTTGCACATAATATTGCGGTACTTCCCCTTCGTTCCTCTTACTTTTTTTCGTAAGAAAGTCCACCGTAAATTTCTTTTGAAGCAACGCATCACCTTTGTACTTTTCATTCATGAGAATACTTCGCACCGTGTTGGGTCTCCATATTTTGCACCTCGCAGGTGTTGGAATCTTTTGCTCTGTCAATTTCTTTGCAATAGAATGAAAGGTGTACCCGCTAAGATATAAACGATAAATCAGTTTTACTGTTTCTGCCTGCTCTTTATTCACTACCAGATTGCCGTCCGCTCCCCTGTCATAACCAAGAAAATGACTGAATGCCAAACTGACCTTCCCATCAGCAAACCGTTTCCGATGTCCCCAAGTGACATTTTCTGATATACTCCTACTTTCCTCCTGTGCTAGGGAACTCATAATAGTAATAAGAAGTTCACCTTTGGCGTCTAGTGTCCAGATGTTTTCTTTTTCAAAGTAGATTTCGACCCCGTTATCTCTCAACTTACGTACGATTGTCAAGCTATCCACCGTATTCCGCGCAAAACGGCTGACCGATTTCGTAATGATAAGGTCAATTCTGCCATCCATTGCATCACGAATCATACTTTTAAAGCCTTCCCTATGCAAGGTATTTGTCGCTGAAATTCCTTCATCCGTGTACATCCCAGCGAATTCCCAGTCGCTGCGTCCCTTTATATAATTTGTATAATAGTCAACCTGTGCTTCATAACTTGTAAGCTGTTCATCCCGGTCGGTTGAAACGCGTGCATACCCGGCGACCCTTCTCTTTTTCTGGCTATGAATAGGTTTTTCTGTGTAATTCTGTAGTGTAGCTGGTATGACCTGCACTTTTTTCATGGCAATTGCACCTCTTTATTTTCTCCAGAATAAAACCGGAACAACAGGGTCCGATTCTTCTGAACCTCAATCCATTCCACCTGTTCCCGAAATTTTTGCTCATCAAATGTAGATTCGCCAAGAAGGGCTGCCGCTGTTTTTTTCAGCCAATCTTCTTGGATGCCGCTAGTGTGGACACATTTATGTTTGTTCCGACTCCGCCAATACGCTACTCTTCTATTTTTACGTGTTTCCAAACAACGGACAAATTTCACATCACAAGTCGGGCAAAAGATACGTTCTGAAAAGGCACTATAACGGCTGGACAGTCCACTTTTACGGTATTGGACCATTCTTTGCTGCACTTGTTCCTTCCGTTTCTCCGTCCACATATCCTTTAACGCTGTCGATTTCCATGGCTGCTTAATAACCTTGCCGTCCTTTAAGTAAAATAGCAAGGAATGATAAGCCGGCACCACTATTTTCTCTACCCTCTGTAAAAACTCTGTCTTATCAAAAATTGCCATTTCAAGTGCACTCATACAAGCGCGTTCAAGAGCAGGCTGTGGAATGGCACCATAGGCCCCGCACCGTTCCTCCGCTTTTCCTTTATTTGACAGGCACGACCAGTATTCACTCGGTTTTCCTTTGTACTTTCTTATGTTATGGATGTAGCTCTTTCCACAAATACCGCACTTGATGATTCCTGTAAAGCAGGATGTGTTTAGGAAATTTCTGGCATATCCGCCACGTTGCTTTCCCGCCTCCTTACGCCACGCCATCTCTTCCTGAACCTGATTGAATGTCGCTGCATCAATAATGGCCTCATGATGATTTTCCACTACATATTTATCCTTTTCTCCATGGTTTATGACCTGATGTTTGGTAATTGGATCTATTACGAAGGTCTTTTGAATGACCAGGTTCCCTTTATATACAGGATTCTGCAACATCTGCTTTATAGTAGAATCCTGAAATAGGTTGCCGTACATCGTATGAGCTCCGATATTGGCAAGCTCTCGCTGTATATCTCTTCGCGTTTTCCCTGCTAAATACCCCTTAAAGACTCTCCGAACAATCGCTGCTTCCTCATTCTGGATAACTAGTTCTCCATCTTTCCATCGGTACCCATAAATGAAGAACTTTGCATGGGGAATTCCTTTTTCGTATTTCTTTTGAAACCTCCACTTGATATTGTCGCTGATAGAGCGGCTTTCTTCCTGAGCAAAGGAGGCAAGGATTGTCAGCATCAGCTCTCCATCACCACTTAGGCTACAAATGTTTTCTTTTTCAAACCAGACTTCGACACCAATCTCTTTTAGGTGCCGAACCGTCTTAAGCAGGTCAACCGTGTTACGTGCAAACCGCTGGATGGATTTCGTAAGAATAATATCAATTTTTCTAGCTTCTGCATCTGCAAGCATACGTTGAAACTCTTTTCTCTTAATAATCTTTGTTCCAGTAATACCATAATCAGCATATACCCCCGCATATTCCCACGTAGGATTTTTCTGTATCAATGAACTGTAATAGCTAATCTGAGCCGATAGGGAATGCTGCATTCTCTCTGACTCTACAGAGACTCGGGCATAGGCAGCAACCCGCTTCCGTTTGGAAATTTCGGTAACCTTCTGTTCTATTTTCCACATTTTCTTTTCCATAGTTGAGCCCTCCTTCCAACTATATATATCACTCTAACCAGTAGAATTATCAAGTGTATAACCCTCCGAAAAACGGTTGATATTTATGAAGCATTTCCTTCTTGAAGGACTGGTACTCCTTCTTGGTAATAAGTTTATCATTCAACATTTTCCTTGCCAGATTTATCGTTACCTGAAAAGTTATTTCATTAAAAAATAACTTCTTATCCATGGCGGACACCTCCGAACCGGTAAGCAATATAGCAATCATGAGAGCAGAACTTCCGATGACTATTGCCATAGACAGTGAATGCTTTTCCGCAGGCCGGGCAAGTAAAAGTATAGACTGCCTTCCGCTTCACCAGCGTCAGATGTGCGTTCCACCACTTGTTCCGACAGGCATCACAGCAGAACCGTTTCCGCTTCCGCCCCGGATTCTGATCAATAGGCTTCCCACACTGCTCGCATACTGCTCCATCTATCCTGGTTACCAGACTGTGCCGCCGGCAGAACGACTTCACCGTATTGATAGAAATCTGGAGCTGCATCGCTATCCTGCCATACCCGGCCCCAGCTCGGCGCAGAGCAATAATCTGTTGTTTCTGTTCGTCCGTCATGATGGATACCTCCTGAATTTTTGGTCTTCAGGAGTAACAGGACAGAACGGCTATTACTAAGTACTATAAAAAAAAGCCGATACGGAACATCCTTCCCGATGTTCCGTATCGGCTTTTCTCATACAATCTTCTGCTTTGCATCAGCCACAATAGCTTTGACCGCTTGCTGCAGCAAAGTAATATACAGCCTGTTCCGAATCTTCACCCACCAACTGGTGGTGGTCTGGATTTCCGCTTCCAGTGGGTCTGTGAGGTTCTTCATCTGCGCTTCCACCAGCTTCTGGATGTCCTCCAGGTCGATGGACTTGATGGCCGCTTCGGCTTCGCTCCTGGCAAAAGATACAACCGTATCGGCGACGGCTTTCTTGATTTCTTCACGGTTCATAGTCATTTACCTCCCAAGATCAGTTGTTCATAATCAGTAACACCCCGGGCTACTGCTCTGGCCAGGGCATCCTGGGCAGAGGCCAGGATTTCTTCATCGCCGGGATTAGTGATGAAGGCCAACTCGACCAGGACAGCGGGCATTGCCGTATTGGTCAGAACGTAGAGTCCGTTGACGCCAGGCGTTGCGATTTTCACGCCCCGGTCAGTGGTATCGAGGGCATCAATAATTTGGCGTTGGATACAGTTGGCCAGTATGTTGCCACAGTAACTGTCAGCACAGGCCCAGGTTTCTGTGCCGTTAGCTTCTTCTGCCATTGCGGCATTGCAGTGGATGGACACGAAGATGTCAGCATCACTGTCATTGGCTGCTTCGCAAATTTCATACAGGCTGTCAGATTGAAGCAGTTCTGTTTCTACGCCTGCCGCATTTAGATAGCTTGCAGCGGATTTACCAACGGCCAATGCTACATCACTCTCGCGTAGGCCCGTTTCTTCATTGACAGCACCTGGGTCTGGATGCCCGTTCGGCGCATGGCCGGGGTTCAGGAATACTTTCATTGCTTTTCTTCTCCTTTCTGATGAACAGCGGTCTTCACGGTCCCGCCGATGTAACCGAGCAAGCCAGAAGCGATGGACATGGCCAGCTCGTTGAGGGCATAAAAAATCGCCAAGATCAGTGCCATGACCAGCCCGATGATGACGATGCAGTCAGGGATATTCACTTTTTCAAACATACTTACGCTACCACCTTAATCTGTAGTGTCACTTTTGCATTCGATTCCGAACGCTCTTTTAAATAAGTGTATAAAGTATCAGAAATTTTCCCAGACATTGTTGCCCCTAAATCTGTGTCTATATTATATGTCAAGTCTATGATTTCCTTGATTCCCGTTCCCGTTGTGACTTCAGCCTGACAGGCAGCGTATCGCTGTTCTTCTTTTACCAGGAATATCATCCCTTTATTATCCGCATCCTCGACAACAACAATCCCTTCTATCTTAGGACTGTCCGGACTCTGCGCTAAGGTCATCAGCAGACTTCCTAAAAGGAACTGTGAGCCTTGTCCTTGCAGTGTAAGGTTCACAGTCGTAAAGGGACTGGTGGGAATCAAAACTGCATCTGTGGCACTGACAATCATGCCATCACTAATCGGCATAGACGCAGAAGCATATTGATGATTCGAACTGACAGTGCCCTGTTCTTTACCATTAACTGTGATTTTCCCGACGTAATAATCATTGTCTGCTTTTAGGGTAATATCGAGCATATTTTGATATTCTGTAGCATACACGGCATTTCTATCCGTATCATGTTGCATCGATAACTCTGGATGATTGCAGGTAATCGTAATTTTTTGATGGTCTTTTTGCACCAGGGTTATTTTCTTCCGGGTATCCCCACCAGAAGATACGTTCGCTGTTCCTTCCACCAGTTCTCCATCGGCCGTATAGAACTTTTTTCCCCGAGCAACATCTCCAATTTCAGCTGTCGTATCGGACACTTCACAAAACCTTGCTTTGCCTCCCGCTGTAAGGGGTAATAATATGGATGGAACTTCCGTATAATTAGCTCCCGCAATCTTAACATCAACCTTCATGACTCAGTCCTCCTATTCAATGGTCAGCACTTTGGTCAGACTATCCTGGAATACTGCTACAGAGGTCAAAGAACCGGTCA belongs to Megasphaera vaginalis (ex Bordigoni et al. 2020) and includes:
- a CDS encoding recombinase family protein, which gives rise to MKKVQVIPATLQNYTEKPIHSQKKRRVAGYARVSTDRDEQLTSYEAQVDYYTNYIKGRSDWEFAGMYTDEGISATNTLHREGFKSMIRDAMDGRIDLIITKSVSRFARNTVDSLTIVRKLRDNGVEIYFEKENIWTLDAKGELLITIMSSLAQEESRSISENVTWGHRKRFADGKVSLAFSHFLGYDRGADGNLVVNKEQAETVKLIYRLYLSGYTFHSIAKKLTEQKIPTPARCKIWRPNTVRSILMNEKYKGDALLQKKFTVDFLTKKSKRNEGEVPQYYVQNNHEAIISPQVFDLVQEEMRKRKNSKIRHSGISIFSSKIKCGQCGSWYGAKVWHSTDKYRQTVYRCNDKFKRHCKTPHLTENEIENIFVRAVNQLIKNKDEILSNIILLKIRLVDTTDLEKKRNALEFNMNLLAERVQQLISENACLTQDQVQYNQEYSELVNRYEKIKIKYDQICDTMKQRTSRGQQLERFIENLQKQEFISIFDKRLWCSLVDFITVNEKDDIWVTFKDGTEIKA
- a CDS encoding recombinase family protein; the protein is MEKKMWKIEQKVTEISKRKRVAAYARVSVESERMQHSLSAQISYYSSLIQKNPTWEYAGVYADYGITGTKIIKRKEFQRMLADAEARKIDIILTKSIQRFARNTVDLLKTVRHLKEIGVEVWFEKENICSLSGDGELMLTILASFAQEESRSISDNIKWRFQKKYEKGIPHAKFFIYGYRWKDGELVIQNEEAAIVRRVFKGYLAGKTRRDIQRELANIGAHTMYGNLFQDSTIKQMLQNPVYKGNLVIQKTFVIDPITKHQVINHGEKDKYVVENHHEAIIDAATFNQVQEEMAWRKEAGKQRGGYARNFLNTSCFTGIIKCGICGKSYIHNIRKYKGKPSEYWSCLSNKGKAEERCGAYGAIPQPALERACMSALEMAIFDKTEFLQRVEKIVVPAYHSLLFYLKDGKVIKQPWKSTALKDMWTEKRKEQVQQRMVQYRKSGLSSRYSAFSERIFCPTCDVKFVRCLETRKNRRVAYWRSRNKHKCVHTSGIQEDWLKKTAAALLGESTFDEQKFREQVEWIEVQKNRTLLFRFYSGENKEVQLP
- a CDS encoding SHOCT domain-containing protein, with amino-acid sequence MAIVIGSSALMIAILLTGSEVSAMDKKLFFNEITFQVTINLARKMLNDKLITKKEYQSFKKEMLHKYQPFFGGLYT
- a CDS encoding RNA polymerase subunit sigma-70, with protein sequence MTDEQKQQIIALRRAGAGYGRIAMQLQISINTVKSFCRRHSLVTRIDGAVCEQCGKPIDQNPGRKRKRFCCDACRNKWWNAHLTLVKRKAVYTFTCPACGKAFTVYGNSHRKFCSHDCYIAYRFGGVRHG
- a CDS encoding N-acetylmuramoyl-L-alanine amidase family protein; translated protein: MKVFLNPGHAPNGHPDPGAVNEETGLRESDVALAVGKSAASYLNAAGVETELLQSDSLYEICEAANDSDADIFVSIHCNAAMAEEANGTETWACADSYCGNILANCIQRQIIDALDTTDRGVKIATPGVNGLYVLTNTAMPAVLVELAFITNPGDEEILASAQDALARAVARGVTDYEQLILGGK